Proteins encoded together in one Flavobacterium keumense window:
- a CDS encoding quinone-dependent dihydroorotate dehydrogenase, with product MYKQLIRPILFCFDPEKVHYFTFSTIKLLSKIPGFSGLFRALYEVKDSRLETEVFGLKFKNPVGLAAGFDKNAVLYQELSNFGFGFIEIGTLTPKAQDGNPKKRLFRLKEDSAIINRMGFNNGGVEEAVLRLKKNNGVLIGGNIGKNKVTPNEEATSDYEICFEALFDYVDYFVVNVSSPNTPNLRALQDKKPLTELLQTLQNKNLAKPKQKPILLKIAPDLTDEQLLDIIDIVNETKIAGVIATNTTLSREGLASENKIETGGLSGKPLTKRSTEVIRFLAEKSNKSFPIIGVGGIHSAEDAIEKLEAGASLVQLYTGFIYEGPALVKAINKAILSRK from the coding sequence ATGTACAAGCAATTAATTCGTCCGATACTTTTCTGTTTTGACCCTGAAAAAGTACATTATTTTACCTTTTCAACTATTAAATTACTATCAAAAATTCCTGGTTTTTCAGGTTTATTTCGTGCTTTATATGAAGTTAAAGATAGCCGTTTAGAAACGGAAGTATTTGGGTTGAAATTTAAAAATCCAGTCGGCTTAGCTGCGGGTTTTGATAAAAATGCTGTTTTGTACCAAGAGTTGTCTAATTTTGGCTTCGGGTTCATTGAAATTGGTACCCTTACGCCAAAAGCACAAGATGGAAATCCTAAAAAACGCTTGTTTCGTTTGAAAGAAGATAGCGCGATTATTAACCGAATGGGTTTTAATAATGGTGGAGTGGAAGAGGCTGTTTTGCGATTGAAAAAAAATAATGGAGTGCTAATTGGAGGAAATATTGGTAAAAATAAAGTAACTCCAAATGAAGAAGCAACTTCAGATTATGAAATTTGTTTTGAGGCACTGTTTGATTACGTGGATTATTTTGTGGTGAATGTGAGTTCGCCAAACACACCCAATTTACGTGCCTTACAAGACAAAAAACCGCTAACTGAGTTGTTGCAAACCTTACAAAATAAGAATTTAGCTAAGCCAAAACAAAAGCCGATTCTATTGAAAATTGCACCTGATTTAACAGACGAACAATTACTAGACATCATCGATATTGTTAACGAAACCAAAATTGCTGGAGTTATAGCTACAAATACTACTTTGTCTAGAGAAGGTTTGGCCTCTGAAAATAAAATAGAAACAGGTGGTTTATCAGGAAAACCTTTGACAAAACGTTCAACTGAAGTTATTCGATTTTTAGCTGAGAAAAGCAACAAATCGTTTCCAATTATTGGGGTGGGTGGAATCCATTCTGCCGAAGATGCGATTGAAAAATTAGAAGCGGGAGCGAGTTTGGTTCAATTGTACACAGGGTTTATTTATGAAGGCCCAGCTTTGGTCAAAGCGATTAACAAAGCCATTTTAAGTAGAAAATAG
- a CDS encoding cation-translocating P-type ATPase, which produces MEIQTEIKGLSEAEVAESRIKNGANSLDHQDKNNFWTSVVEICKEPMFLLLATATSIYFITGEHSNGIFMSIAIILIASISLYQESKSKNAIQALEKLTQPKSKVIREGIIMEIASEEIVLGDCIQIEEGTFVPADGRIIQSNDFSVNESILTGESFSVAKNEKSENKEVYQGTIVASGLAICVVTAIGNQTLLGKIGKSLSSIEEEKTPLQKQIENFAKRMSIIGLVVFGIVWGINYYHSRIILDSLIKALTIAMSIIPEEIPVAFTTFMALGAWRLMKMGIIVKHTKTVETLGSATVICTDKTGTITENKMSLAQWYTLASNQISGINSKITPEENELLTLAMWASEPIPFDAMEIALHDAYANLDLEDERTDFKLTHEYPLSGKPPMMTHIFENKKGIRVIAAKGAPEAILACSNLSDLETQQIQHAFTTMTQEGFRVLAVAEAKFYGDNYPEKQQEFSFQLKGLVAFYDPPKSNIKAVFETFYKAGIDIKIITGDTAETSTTIAKQVGFKNHHNALSGDQLMTMDETELQAKVMDTHLFTRMFPEAKLKIIKALKENNQIVAMTGDGVNDGPALKSAHIGIAMGKRGTEIAKQAANLILIDDDFAKMTEAIAMGRKIYINLKKAIQYIISIHIPLILIVFIPLALGWIYPTIFSPVHIIFLEIIMGPTCTIIYENEPMERNLMELKPRPLSNTFFKFKEIVLSIIQGLAITLGLLFVYQNSVINGESEDTTRTLVFLTLISSNIFLTLANRSFYYSVFTTLKYKNSLVTFIIGATILATSLLLFIPTLAHFFKFELVRITQFCYSVIVGGIAVFWIEIYKLIRRIEK; this is translated from the coding sequence ATGGAAATACAAACCGAAATAAAAGGATTATCTGAAGCTGAAGTAGCTGAGTCAAGAATCAAAAACGGCGCTAATTCGCTTGACCACCAAGATAAAAACAACTTTTGGACTTCGGTGGTGGAAATTTGTAAAGAACCTATGTTCTTGCTTCTTGCTACAGCAACTAGCATTTATTTTATTACAGGCGAACATAGCAACGGAATTTTTATGTCCATCGCTATTATTCTTATCGCTAGTATTTCACTCTATCAAGAATCCAAAAGTAAAAATGCCATTCAAGCCTTAGAAAAACTCACTCAACCTAAAAGTAAAGTTATTCGAGAAGGCATCATAATGGAAATTGCTAGTGAAGAAATTGTCTTAGGTGATTGTATTCAAATTGAAGAAGGCACTTTTGTTCCTGCTGACGGACGTATCATTCAATCCAATGACTTTTCTGTAAATGAATCCATCCTAACAGGAGAATCTTTTTCGGTAGCCAAAAATGAAAAATCAGAAAACAAAGAGGTATACCAAGGTACTATTGTTGCTAGTGGACTCGCTATTTGTGTCGTTACAGCCATTGGAAACCAAACCCTATTAGGAAAAATAGGGAAAAGTTTAAGCTCGATTGAAGAAGAAAAAACACCACTTCAAAAACAAATTGAAAATTTTGCCAAACGAATGTCTATCATAGGATTAGTTGTTTTTGGAATTGTTTGGGGAATTAATTACTACCATTCTCGCATAATTTTGGATAGTTTGATTAAGGCACTCACCATCGCAATGAGTATTATTCCGGAAGAAATTCCTGTTGCCTTCACGACTTTTATGGCACTCGGCGCTTGGCGTCTAATGAAAATGGGAATTATAGTCAAGCACACTAAAACTGTAGAAACGCTTGGCAGTGCTACTGTCATTTGTACCGATAAAACTGGAACCATTACCGAAAACAAAATGAGTTTAGCCCAATGGTACACGCTTGCTTCCAACCAAATTTCAGGAATTAATTCCAAAATAACTCCCGAAGAAAATGAACTGCTAACCTTGGCTATGTGGGCAAGCGAACCGATTCCTTTTGATGCTATGGAAATTGCATTGCACGATGCCTATGCCAATTTAGACTTGGAAGATGAACGAACTGATTTCAAATTAACGCATGAATATCCTTTAAGTGGCAAACCACCTATGATGACCCACATTTTTGAAAACAAAAAAGGAATTCGTGTCATTGCCGCCAAAGGGGCTCCCGAAGCCATACTTGCTTGTTCTAACCTATCTGATTTAGAAACACAACAAATCCAACACGCCTTCACTACAATGACACAAGAAGGTTTTCGAGTTTTGGCCGTGGCCGAAGCTAAATTCTATGGCGATAATTACCCTGAAAAACAACAAGAATTTTCGTTTCAACTCAAAGGTTTGGTTGCCTTTTACGACCCTCCAAAAAGCAACATTAAAGCCGTTTTTGAAACATTTTACAAAGCAGGAATCGATATTAAAATTATCACAGGAGATACTGCAGAAACCAGTACAACCATTGCCAAACAAGTGGGATTTAAAAATCATCATAACGCTTTAAGCGGAGACCAACTCATGACTATGGATGAAACCGAGCTTCAAGCAAAAGTAATGGATACCCATCTATTTACCCGAATGTTTCCCGAAGCCAAACTTAAAATCATAAAGGCGTTAAAAGAAAATAACCAAATTGTAGCCATGACTGGAGATGGTGTTAATGACGGACCTGCTTTAAAATCAGCTCATATTGGAATTGCTATGGGCAAACGAGGTACCGAAATAGCCAAACAAGCCGCAAACCTCATTTTAATCGATGATGATTTTGCTAAAATGACTGAGGCAATTGCTATGGGAAGAAAAATTTACATCAATCTCAAAAAAGCCATTCAATATATTATTTCCATTCATATTCCTTTGATTTTAATTGTATTTATTCCGTTAGCACTCGGATGGATCTATCCTACTATTTTTTCTCCCGTCCACATCATATTCTTAGAAATTATTATGGGACCTACCTGTACTATTATCTACGAAAACGAACCCATGGAACGCAATTTAATGGAACTAAAACCAAGACCACTTTCGAATACCTTTTTTAAATTTAAAGAAATTGTACTAAGCATTATTCAAGGATTAGCTATTACGCTAGGACTACTTTTTGTGTACCAAAATAGTGTTATAAATGGTGAGTCAGAAGACACTACTCGAACACTTGTTTTTCTAACTTTAATTAGTTCTAATATTTTTCTAACACTGGCCAATCGCTCTTTTTATTATTCAGTTTTTACCACTTTAAAATACAAAAACAGCTTGGTAACATTTATTATAGGAGCTACTATTCTTGCCACATCATTATTACTATTTATACCAACACTAGCACATTTTTTCAAATTTGAGTTAGTTAGAATAACACAATTTTGCTACAGTGTAATAGTAGGCGGAATAGCGGTATTTTGGATTGAAATCTACAAATTAATTCGGCGAATAGAAAAATAA
- a CDS encoding hydroxymethylglutaryl-CoA lyase, whose amino-acid sequence METVKIIECPRDAMQGIKTFIPTANKVTYIQSLLRVGFDTIDFGSFVSPKTIPQMQDTAQVLAQLDLSQTQSKLLAIIANMQGAEAACNFPEIQYLGFPFSISENFQMRNTHKTIAQSLVSLQEILNLADAKNKQVVAYLSMGFGNPYGDPWNTEIVGEWTEKLATMGVKIVSLSDTIGSSTPEIISYLFSNLIPAYPNIEFGAHLHTTPDTWFEKIDAAYQAGCRRFDGAIQGFGGCPMATNHLTGNMPTEKLLSYFTTQKATTNLSPMSFESAYNEASKVFGQFY is encoded by the coding sequence ATGGAAACAGTAAAAATCATCGAATGCCCAAGAGATGCTATGCAAGGAATAAAGACTTTTATTCCTACTGCAAACAAAGTGACTTATATTCAGTCATTGTTGCGTGTGGGGTTTGATACCATAGATTTTGGAAGTTTTGTTTCGCCAAAAACAATTCCACAGATGCAAGATACTGCGCAAGTTTTAGCCCAATTGGATTTATCGCAAACTCAAAGTAAGTTATTGGCTATTATTGCGAACATGCAAGGTGCAGAAGCGGCGTGTAATTTTCCTGAAATTCAATATTTAGGGTTTCCATTTTCTATTTCAGAGAATTTCCAAATGAGAAATACGCACAAGACAATTGCTCAATCTTTGGTGAGTTTACAAGAAATTTTGAATTTGGCTGATGCCAAAAACAAACAAGTAGTTGCTTACCTTTCTATGGGGTTTGGAAATCCGTATGGAGATCCTTGGAATACTGAAATTGTAGGGGAGTGGACGGAAAAATTAGCTACTATGGGCGTAAAAATTGTTTCTCTTTCAGACACTATTGGGAGTTCGACACCAGAGATAATTTCGTATTTGTTTTCCAATTTGATTCCAGCGTATCCTAACATAGAATTTGGAGCGCATTTGCACACGACTCCTGATACTTGGTTTGAGAAAATTGATGCAGCGTATCAAGCAGGTTGTCGCCGATTTGACGGTGCTATTCAAGGTTTTGGTGGATGCCCAATGGCAACCAATCATTTGACAGGAAATATGCCGACAGAAAAATTACTTTCTTATTTTACCACTCAAAAAGCAACTACTAATTTGAGTCCGATGAGTTTTGAGAGTGCGTATAATGAAGCATCGAAAGTATTCGGTCAATTCTATTAA
- the guaB gene encoding IMP dehydrogenase, producing the protein MIAHNSKIIGEGLTYDDVLLVPNYSNVLPREVSIQSKFSRNITLNVPIVSAAMDTVTESAMAIAMAQEGGIGVLHKNMTIEQQAAKVRKVKRAESGMIIDPVTLPLTSTVADAKNAMKEFGIGGIPIVDEHKILKGIVTNRDLRFEKNGARPIVEVMTSQNLITVAEGTSLEQAEVVLQGNKIEKLPVVNAKNELVGLITFRDITKLTQKPIANKDVYGRLRVAAAIGVTGDAVQRAEALVKAGVDAIIIDTAHGHTQGVVNVLKEVKAKFPQIDVIVGNIATPEAAKYLVESGADGVKVGIGPGSICTTRIVAGVGFPQFSAVLEVAAAIKGTGVPVIADGGIRYTGDIPKAIAAGADCVMLGSLLAGTKESPGETIIFEGRKFKSYRGMGSVEAMQGGSKDRYFQDVEDDVKKLVPEGIVGRVPYKGELNESMLQFIGGLRAGMGYCGAKDIPTLQENGRFVRITSSGITESHPHNVTITKEAPNYSR; encoded by the coding sequence ATGATCGCACACAATTCAAAGATTATCGGCGAAGGATTAACTTACGATGATGTTCTATTAGTTCCTAACTATTCTAATGTGCTTCCCCGCGAAGTAAGTATTCAATCTAAATTTTCAAGAAACATTACCTTAAACGTTCCTATTGTTTCTGCAGCTATGGATACAGTTACTGAAAGTGCAATGGCAATTGCTATGGCTCAAGAAGGCGGAATTGGAGTACTTCATAAGAACATGACTATTGAGCAACAGGCGGCTAAAGTGCGTAAAGTAAAACGTGCAGAGTCTGGGATGATTATTGATCCGGTTACTCTACCATTGACTTCTACGGTTGCTGACGCTAAAAATGCCATGAAGGAATTCGGAATAGGAGGAATCCCAATTGTTGATGAACATAAAATCTTAAAAGGAATTGTTACCAATCGTGATTTGCGTTTTGAAAAAAATGGAGCACGTCCTATTGTTGAGGTAATGACTTCTCAAAACTTAATTACAGTTGCTGAAGGCACTTCATTAGAACAAGCAGAAGTAGTTTTGCAAGGAAACAAAATTGAAAAATTACCAGTGGTTAATGCTAAAAATGAATTAGTAGGATTAATCACTTTTAGAGATATTACTAAATTAACTCAGAAACCGATTGCTAACAAAGACGTTTACGGACGTTTGCGTGTTGCTGCCGCCATTGGCGTTACAGGAGATGCCGTTCAAAGAGCAGAAGCTTTGGTGAAAGCGGGAGTTGATGCTATCATTATTGATACGGCTCACGGTCATACCCAAGGTGTGGTGAATGTGTTGAAAGAAGTAAAAGCTAAATTTCCTCAAATTGATGTGATTGTTGGAAACATTGCTACGCCAGAAGCGGCCAAATATTTGGTTGAAAGTGGTGCTGACGGAGTAAAAGTGGGTATTGGACCGGGTTCGATTTGTACTACTCGTATTGTGGCAGGTGTTGGATTTCCTCAATTTTCAGCGGTTTTAGAAGTAGCTGCGGCTATCAAAGGAACTGGAGTACCAGTTATTGCAGATGGTGGTATTCGCTACACCGGAGATATTCCTAAAGCGATTGCTGCAGGTGCGGATTGTGTAATGTTAGGGTCACTTTTAGCAGGAACAAAAGAGTCTCCAGGTGAAACCATCATTTTTGAAGGAAGAAAATTCAAATCCTACCGCGGAATGGGTTCTGTTGAAGCCATGCAGGGTGGTTCAAAAGACCGTTATTTCCAAGATGTGGAAGACGACGTGAAGAAATTAGTTCCAGAAGGAATTGTAGGTCGTGTGCCTTACAAAGGAGAATTGAACGAAAGTATGTTACAATTCATTGGTGGTCTTCGTGCCGGAATGGGATACTGCGGAGCTAAAGATATTCCAACCTTGCAAGAAAATGGGCGTTTTGTTCGTATTACTTCAAGTGGAATCACAGAAAGTCACCCACACAATGTGACGATTACTAAAGAAGCTCCAAATTATTCGAGATAA
- a CDS encoding TrmH family RNA methyltransferase yields MIDTDYLNFLETILTDNRKERFLEVLKNRTNHFTVAVEDVYQLHNTSAVMRSCEVFGIQELNVIEQRFGKRIDKQIALGAQKWVDIIRHETSNNCIKSLRSKGYQIIATTPHEKDCLLENFDISKPSALFFGTEKEGLSEEIMQQADGFLKIPMVGFTESLNISVSAAIIIQNLTNRLRNSDINWQLTEDEILEKRLTWAKNSIKDIKRIEKRYFEENPK; encoded by the coding sequence ATGATTGATACAGATTACCTTAATTTTCTTGAAACTATTTTGACAGACAATCGAAAAGAACGCTTTTTAGAAGTTTTGAAAAATAGAACCAATCATTTTACAGTGGCGGTAGAAGATGTCTATCAGTTACACAATACTAGTGCGGTAATGCGCAGCTGTGAAGTTTTTGGAATTCAAGAACTGAATGTAATCGAGCAACGTTTTGGAAAAAGAATTGATAAGCAAATTGCTTTAGGTGCTCAAAAATGGGTAGATATTATAAGACATGAAACTTCTAATAATTGTATTAAATCCCTTCGCTCTAAAGGCTATCAAATTATAGCCACTACGCCACACGAAAAAGATTGTTTGCTTGAAAATTTTGATATTTCAAAACCTAGCGCCTTATTTTTTGGAACAGAAAAAGAAGGGTTGTCAGAAGAAATTATGCAACAAGCTGATGGGTTTTTGAAGATTCCAATGGTAGGTTTTACCGAGAGTTTGAATATTTCTGTTTCGGCTGCGATTATCATTCAGAATTTGACCAACAGACTCCGAAATTCGGATATCAATTGGCAATTAACCGAGGATGAGATTTTGGAAAAACGACTTACTTGGGCTAAAAATTCTATCAAAGATATCAAGCGTATTGAAAAGCGTTATTTTGAGGAAAATCCAAAATAG
- a CDS encoding DUF5723 family protein, with the protein MRKVFFFLTLLITTNLVAQNKQLFYNFTDIPQSLMINPGADVKYKWYAGVPFLSGISMNVGSTGFSAYDLFANDGVDFNTKIRNIISSTTNRDKIMLNEQMELLSGGFRIGDFDHKMYFSFGLYQEFDLLSYVPYDIAILAIDGNKDYLGKRFNLGDINFKADLSSVFHFGINKKIQDNLIVGARAKIYSSIFNASSVDNAGYIYTNTSKDSFYEQIIYSNLQLNTSGISQYDDTNTNTNSNIGADVKKGILLGGNLGLGLDLGLTYYPQSNVQFTASIIDLGSVKQSKNVENYSYKGFYNYKGLVPHFNNENAAQANYQDFKNAIVLDTLHTKYTTWRPTKFNASAQYSFEEERVVDGSCNCEGTDPSIFYKSTLGAQLFTMTTPKSPLFALTTFYKRNFSKSFQMKATYTVDSFSFTNVGLGMSTKVGPVNFYVLADNVLSYSDLSKANSLSFQLGLNLIFKE; encoded by the coding sequence ATGAGAAAAGTATTCTTTTTTTTAACGCTTCTTATAACAACTAATTTAGTAGCGCAAAATAAACAGCTATTTTATAATTTTACAGATATTCCGCAATCGTTGATGATTAATCCAGGTGCCGATGTAAAATACAAATGGTATGCAGGTGTTCCGTTTTTATCAGGTATTTCAATGAATGTTGGTTCGACAGGCTTTTCAGCGTATGATTTATTTGCGAATGATGGGGTTGATTTTAATACAAAAATCAGAAATATTATTTCGTCTACTACAAATAGAGATAAGATAATGCTAAACGAACAAATGGAATTATTGAGTGGAGGATTTAGAATTGGGGACTTTGATCATAAGATGTATTTCTCTTTTGGGTTGTATCAAGAGTTTGATTTGTTGTCTTATGTACCTTATGATATTGCCATATTGGCCATAGATGGTAATAAGGATTATTTGGGGAAACGCTTTAATTTAGGCGATATCAATTTTAAAGCAGATTTATCATCTGTATTTCATTTTGGGATTAATAAAAAAATACAAGACAACTTAATAGTTGGGGCTAGAGCCAAAATTTATTCTAGTATTTTCAATGCAAGTTCAGTTGATAACGCGGGGTATATTTATACCAATACCTCTAAAGATTCATTTTATGAACAAATTATCTATTCCAATTTACAGTTAAACACTTCTGGAATTTCACAATATGATGATACTAATACTAATACTAATAGCAATATAGGAGCTGACGTTAAGAAAGGAATTTTACTTGGTGGGAATTTAGGATTAGGATTGGATTTAGGACTGACGTATTATCCACAATCTAATGTACAATTTACGGCTAGTATTATTGATTTAGGTTCGGTTAAACAGTCAAAAAATGTAGAGAATTACTCTTATAAAGGTTTTTACAATTACAAAGGACTAGTGCCCCATTTTAATAATGAGAATGCCGCTCAAGCTAATTACCAAGATTTTAAAAACGCCATTGTATTAGATACTTTACATACAAAATATACTACTTGGAGGCCTACTAAATTCAATGCTTCTGCGCAGTATTCCTTTGAAGAAGAAAGAGTAGTGGATGGTAGTTGTAATTGTGAAGGAACAGATCCTAGTATCTTTTACAAAAGTACTCTTGGAGCACAATTGTTTACTATGACTACACCAAAATCGCCTTTGTTTGCATTGACTACTTTTTATAAAAGAAATTTCTCAAAATCATTTCAAATGAAAGCTACTTATACTGTTGATTCTTTTTCGTTTACCAATGTAGGTTTGGGAATGTCAACAAAAGTAGGACCTGTAAACTTTTATGTACTAGCAGATAATGTATTGTCTTATTCGGATCTTTCCAAGGCGAATAGTCTTTCGTTTCAATTGGGATTGAATCTGATTTTTAAAGAATAG
- the pafA gene encoding alkaline phosphatase PafA, translating to MKKLVLFLTFSLVFSAQAQQRPKLVVGIVVDQMKMEYLYRFSDDFSANGFKRIMNGGYTFHNMHYNYVPTYTAPGHASIYTGTTPATHGIVGNEWFNRATGKEMYCTDDTDVKTVGDGTDKEGAMSPKNLLSTTITDELRMATNFRGKVIGMSIKDRGAILPAGHFANGAYWYSKTGSFISSTFYGASLPEWVTEFNNEKRFMNYINGGWDLLKPVATYDESLVDDNPYEGKIDKTTGPVFPYNLKKIYDEKGADVLRTTPFGNDILADLAIRAIDKEQLGKDAITDFLTVSFSSTDYVGHTFGPRSMELQDTYLRLDLTLAKFLTYLDQTVGKDNYVLFLTADHAGAENPNYLKDNKYNVKNVPSKNVDAALRKFSVATFGVDVVLNYSNFNLFFNKPVLKEKGLELSKVKQSFKDFLMTQDQVKRVYTEEEILTSTGDDYFLSFIAKGYDPKQNGDIFILDKAGYMEYIETGTTHGSPNSYDTHVPMLFYGWHVPKGNSHTKKHITQIVPTLSQLLKIPFPNGTESEVMEELFVK from the coding sequence ATGAAGAAATTAGTATTGTTTTTGACTTTTAGCCTTGTGTTTTCGGCTCAGGCGCAACAACGTCCAAAATTAGTAGTTGGAATTGTGGTGGATCAAATGAAAATGGAATATTTGTATCGTTTTTCAGATGATTTTTCTGCTAATGGTTTTAAGCGTATTATGAACGGAGGCTATACTTTCCATAATATGCATTACAATTATGTACCTACTTATACGGCTCCAGGACATGCTTCCATATACACTGGAACAACACCCGCTACACACGGAATTGTAGGGAACGAATGGTTCAATCGTGCTACTGGAAAAGAAATGTACTGTACGGATGATACTGATGTAAAAACGGTGGGCGACGGAACGGATAAAGAAGGAGCTATGTCACCTAAGAACTTGTTAAGTACTACTATTACTGACGAATTGCGAATGGCAACTAATTTTAGAGGAAAAGTTATTGGGATGAGTATTAAAGACCGTGGCGCCATTTTACCCGCCGGTCATTTTGCTAATGGTGCGTATTGGTATAGTAAAACGGGATCGTTTATTTCGAGTACATTTTATGGAGCTAGTTTGCCAGAATGGGTTACTGAGTTTAATAATGAAAAGCGTTTTATGAATTACATCAATGGTGGTTGGGATTTGTTAAAACCAGTTGCCACTTATGATGAAAGTTTAGTAGATGATAACCCGTATGAAGGGAAAATAGATAAAACCACAGGGCCTGTTTTTCCGTATAATTTGAAAAAAATATACGACGAAAAAGGAGCTGATGTATTGCGAACTACTCCTTTTGGGAATGATATTTTGGCTGATTTAGCCATAAGAGCTATTGATAAAGAACAATTAGGTAAAGACGCGATTACTGATTTCTTGACAGTAAGTTTCTCTTCAACCGATTATGTGGGACATACTTTTGGACCCCGTTCTATGGAATTACAAGATACGTATTTGCGATTGGATTTAACTTTAGCTAAGTTCTTGACGTATTTAGACCAAACGGTTGGAAAAGACAATTATGTGCTGTTCTTAACTGCGGATCACGCTGGAGCTGAGAATCCTAACTATTTGAAAGATAACAAATACAATGTTAAGAATGTGCCCTCTAAAAATGTTGATGCTGCTTTGAGAAAATTTTCTGTAGCTACTTTTGGGGTTGATGTTGTGTTGAATTATTCAAATTTCAATTTGTTCTTTAATAAACCAGTATTAAAAGAAAAAGGTTTGGAATTGTCCAAAGTGAAACAAAGTTTCAAAGACTTTTTAATGACGCAAGACCAAGTGAAACGTGTTTATACTGAAGAAGAAATTCTAACTTCGACAGGAGACGATTATTTCTTGAGTTTTATTGCCAAAGGATATGACCCAAAACAAAATGGCGATATTTTTATTTTAGACAAAGCGGGCTACATGGAATATATAGAAACGGGAACTACGCATGGCTCACCTAATAGTTATGACACGCACGTACCGATGTTATTTTATGGTTGGCATGTCCCAAAAGGCAACTCTCATACAAAAAAACACATTACTCAGATTGTACCAACACTTTCACAACTATTGAAAATTCCATTTCCAAATGGAACAGAATCTGAAGTAATGGAAGAGTTGTTTGTAAAATAA
- the purB gene encoding adenylosuccinate lyase codes for MTTLNELNAISPIDGRYRNKTLSLAPFFSEEALIKYRVLIEIEYFIALCEVPLPQLKNVDANVFESLRAIYTNFSTEDALWIKETEKVTNHDVKAVEYFIKDAFEKLGLSAYKEFIHFGLTSQDINNTAIPLSTKEAFEKVYLPSLINVIAKLKELSTEWAAVPMLARTHGQPASPTRLGKEIGVFVERLEEQMRLLFNIPFAAKFGGATGNYNAHHVAYPQIDWKQFGDTFVENNLGLHHSFPTTQIEHYDHFAAFFDALKRINTIIIDLDRDIWTYVSMDYFKQKIKAGEIGSSAMPHKVNPIDFENSEGNLGIANAIFEHLSAKLPVSRLQRDLTDSTVLRNIGVPMGHTIIAFEATLKGLNKLLLNEPKFHEDLEKNWAVVAEAIQTILRREAYPNPYEALKGLTRTNEAITKESIHSFIATLDVSDAIKTELMQITPSNFVGI; via the coding sequence ATGACTACTCTAAACGAATTGAATGCCATCTCTCCTATTGATGGACGATACAGAAATAAAACCCTTTCACTAGCTCCTTTTTTCTCGGAAGAAGCGTTAATCAAATACCGCGTTTTAATTGAAATTGAATACTTTATTGCTTTATGTGAAGTGCCTTTACCTCAACTTAAAAATGTAGACGCAAATGTATTCGAAAGTTTACGAGCTATTTATACCAATTTTTCTACGGAAGATGCGCTTTGGATTAAAGAAACAGAAAAAGTGACCAATCACGATGTAAAAGCGGTAGAATATTTCATCAAGGATGCTTTTGAAAAATTAGGTTTGTCTGCATACAAAGAGTTCATTCACTTCGGATTAACTTCTCAAGACATTAACAATACAGCAATTCCATTATCTACTAAAGAGGCTTTTGAAAAAGTATACCTACCTTCTTTAATTAATGTCATTGCAAAATTAAAAGAATTAAGTACGGAATGGGCAGCTGTTCCAATGTTAGCTCGTACACATGGACAACCCGCCTCTCCTACGCGTTTAGGAAAAGAAATTGGTGTTTTTGTAGAGCGTTTAGAAGAGCAAATGCGTTTGTTGTTCAATATTCCGTTTGCAGCAAAATTTGGTGGTGCCACTGGAAATTACAATGCCCACCACGTGGCGTATCCACAAATTGATTGGAAACAATTTGGCGATACTTTTGTAGAGAACAATTTAGGTTTACACCACTCCTTCCCTACTACGCAAATTGAGCATTACGATCACTTTGCTGCTTTTTTTGATGCGCTGAAAAGAATCAATACCATTATCATTGACTTAGATCGAGACATTTGGACGTATGTATCGATGGACTATTTCAAACAAAAGATTAAAGCAGGAGAAATTGGTTCTTCGGCGATGCCACATAAAGTGAACCCTATCGATTTTGAAAACTCTGAAGGTAATCTAGGAATTGCCAATGCTATTTTCGAACATTTATCGGCTAAATTGCCTGTATCAAGATTACAACGTGATTTAACTGACAGTACTGTTCTACGAAATATTGGCGTTCCAATGGGACACACTATTATTGCTTTTGAAGCCACTTTAAAAGGATTGAACAAATTGTTGTTAAACGAACCAAAATTCCACGAGGATTTAGAAAAAAACTGGGCGGTAGTAGCTGAGGCTATCCAAACTATTCTACGTCGTGAAGCCTATCCAAATCCGTATGAAGCGTTAAAAGGTTTGACCAGAACGAACGAAGCAATTACCAAAGAATCGATTCATAGTTTCATTGCAACTTTAGACGTTAGCGATGCTATTAAAACCGAATTAATGCAAATTACACCAAGTAATTTCGTGGGGATTTAA